CCCAACTCCTATCGCGGCCCTTCAGGCCGCCATTATCTCCGCGTCCATAACCCGGGCCGATGGCCCGGGCTGAGGGATGGCCGGGCCGTTGGCCCTGAGATGGCACGGGACCGGATGATCCGTCACGGATGGATGATCTGTCGCGGATGGATGATCTGTCGCGGATGGATGATCTGTCGCGGATGGATGAGGCGGGCTGTTAGAGAATTTCACACAAAGTCGTAGCACGCTTGTGCGGGATGGTTGGGGTCGGCTCTCTAAATGGATCGAGGCCTTCAGTTCACCGCGAAAGGACGCGAAAAAGCGCGAAATCTAAAGGCAGGAAAAAAATCCCGATTCAGAAAATTTCGCGGGATTTCGCGTTTTTCGCGGTTCGATCTTTCTTCGTCCGATGCCCGCGTGGTGGCTACAGTTCAAAGTGAAATACTCTAGGAAATGATGGCGGCCTTTTGGTCGAGGACCATGAAGGCACCCCCGGCTCCGTCGGCTTCGATGGCGTGGGCGTCGGTGGTTTGGGTGGGGTCGGCGTGGGGGAGGAGGAAATCGCGCTGAGTCTGCAGGGCGGTGGTCTGCGCATGGAGGGTGGACCAGGTTTGCAGGTCGGTGAAATTCACGTCGGCGGTGAGGTCCTGGCGGCCGGGATTCGTGTAGATGTCGGGGCCTTCCAGTCGCTGCTGCATGAAGTATGCGCGCACGGTCCCGCGGGGGCGGCGGTGATAGAGCGCACCGACGGGCGCGCCGTAGTCGATGGTGAGCATGCGCCCGGCCTGCCACTGCGGCAGCCATCCGCGCAGCCACGCGTGGTAGGCCTCCGCGACTTCGACGATCTGCCCCTGCGGGAAATCCTGCGCGAGCGCGGTGGACTCCGGCAGCACTTCACAAGGCAGCCAGCTTTCCTGCGGCGCGACGTGCAGCTCGCTCCACCCGGCGGCCTCGCGGCGGAAGCGTCGCACGGGGAAGGCATCGGCAAATTCATTCGAGTAGAGGCACGCCCGTCCCCCGCAGGCATCGAGGGCGGACCCGATGGTATCGTGCCACGTCACGCGCTTGCCGAGGCGCGCGGCTTGCTTCGCGCGCAGCGGCACGGAGCGCTCCACGAGGTGCAGGCGGGGCTTTGCCCACCAGGGGAAGGCCCGCATGACGGCCTCGGCGAGCACGCCCTCGCCGGGGCCCAGCTCGATGATGTCGCGGCAGCCGCTTTCCTTCAGGGCCGCCCGTGCCCATGCGGCGACGGCCTTCCCCAGCGCGGGGGTGAGCATCGGGGTGGTGGTGAAGTCGCCGCCCTTTCCCACGCCGCGGATACGACGCGCATAGTAGCCGCGCTCGGGATCGTGCAGGGCCAGCTCCATGAAGCGGTCGAAGCGCAGCGGTCCCGGCTGCCCGGCCCATGGCCAATCTCCCGGTTTCATCGGCAGACAGCTTGACGGGTTGCAGGCATTGGACCACTTGTCAGGTGCATGAAATTCATCGGACTCGCGGGCATCCTGGCGATCTCTTCCCTGGCTTGCCAGCCCAAGGAAGACTACACCTCGCCCTCCGCTTCCCAGACCCCGGAGGAGAGCGCCGAGGCTGCGGCGACCACCGCTCCTGCGGCCACGGACGGGGAAAAGAAGGATGCCCCGGATAGCGAGCCGACGAAGGCCGAAGAGCGCACGGAGGATCCCGAGAAGAAGATCCCCGTGGCCGAACCCCTGGCGGATCAGCCGGGCTATGTGAAGAGTCCCTTCAGCGGGCAGATCATTGATGTGCGCGGCATCCCGACAGGCACGCTGGTGGCGGACCCGACCTTCCCTCTTGCGGAGAAGAAGCACTTCCGCGTCCCGGCGATGCCGGAGCTGAAGGACTCTGTGCTGAAGCTGCCGATCCCGAAGGACCTGCCGGTGGGCGAGTGAGTGAAGCGGGTGTCATCTTTGATGAAATAGAAGCACCCGCATTCGCCAGCCTCACCGTCTTCGCACCGGCGGCATGCGACCGGAGAAAGGGCTAGCACACCCTCCAGATGCCTGATGAAGAGGCTCCCTCCGAGCGGGATTGATATCCATTTTGCGGGTACGCTCCGCGATGCGCCTCGACGTGGGGCTGGACATCCTATCTGATGAAAGGGTGAAAAGAAGAACTGCCACGGTCTTGCCAGTGCTCCTGCTGGTGCTGGCGCTACTCTTGGTTTTGAATACTCGTCAGGCCGATACGGATCAGACCGCGGGGGAGATGGATCATTTGAATGGCACTATCGGTGAGCTGGCCAACTCCAGGCCCGGCAAGCCATCCAAGGGCAGCCGACGGTCTCAATCCCAGAAGGCAGAGGCGAAAGTCCCGATCGCCGAACCGGTTCAAGGTCAGCCCGGCTTCGTCTATCATCCGGTGAGCGGAAAGATCGTGGATGTGAGAGGGATCCCCGCGGGCCTGATGGTGCGGCAAGGAAGGGGCAAGGTGTTCCTGATCCCGAAGATGGGCTACATCATCACCTCCGACGCCTATCGCAAGGCCGTTGAAAACATCTCGTTCCTAGGTTCATTGGAAATCTCGTCCGGGGAGGGCGAAGAAGCTTTGATGTTGTTGCCGGGGAATGACGAAGGGGTGTCGGTTGTTTCCTGTCGGCCGGCGCACTGGGAAACACAGTGGGACGACGGCACGCCGCACGTGCCGGCCGGGGACGTGAGAGGGGAGCCGGAAAGCTCTCTGGAATGACCGCCACTACTGGGCTCACCGACCCGCCATCAGCTCCGCGGTGATGCCCTTGAGATACTCGGTCTCGGGCAAGGCGAGCAGCACGGGGTGATCCGGGCGCTGGCCGTGGCTCATCACCAGCCGCAGGGACTTCTTCGCGTCCACGGCGGCGTCCACGAGATTCTGCTGGAAGAGCTCGCGGCTCGCGTGGTGGGAGCAGCAGAAGGTGGAGAGGATGCCGCCTTTCTCCAGCAGCTTCAGCGAGCGGAGATGGATCTCCTTGTAGCCGCGCATGGCGTCCACGAGCGTCTTCTTGTTCCGCGTGAAGCTGGGGGGATCCAGGATGATGAGGTCGTACTCCGGCTGCGCGTGCTTGAGGAAGTCGAAGACATTGTGCGCGATGACCTCGATCTCCAGGCCATTCAGCTCCGCATTCCGCCGGGCGGCGGCGCAGGCACCCTCCGAGATGTCCACGGCGGTCACCTTCGCGGCACCGGCCTTCGCGCAGGCGAGGGCGAAGCCGCCCTGGTTCGTGAAGCAGTCGAGCACGCGCTTCCCCTTCGCGAGCCGCGCCACCTCGGCGTGCGACTGGAGCTGGTCGAGGTAGAGGCCGGTCTTTTGGCCGTCGAAGAGATCGATCTCGAATTTCAGGCCGTTCGCCTCGACGATGAAGGCGCCGGGATTCGTGCCGTGGAGCATGGTGATCTCCTGCTCGATGCCCTCGGCCTTCAGGACCGGCGAGTCATTCCGCAGGATGATGGACTCCGGCGAGACGAGTTCCTTCAGCGCGGCGACGATGAGCTCGATGCGCTGGCGCATGGCCAGGGTGAGCGTCTGCACCACGACGTGCGGGCCGTAGCGGTCGATGATGAGGCCGGGCAGGCCGTCCGACTCGCTCCAGACCAGGCGGGCGAGCGTTTCGTCCACGCCGGCATTTTTCCGCTGCTCGATGGACTGGCCGATGCGGCGGAGGAAGAAGTCCGCATCGAGATCCTGCCGGCGGCGCGAGAAGCGGCGGGCGACGATCTGGGAGGCGGGATTGTAGATGGCGGTGCCGAGCGAGCGGTCCTGGAAGTCCTTCAGCGTGATCACGTCGCCGGGCTGGGGATCGCCGAAGGCTTTTTTCACCTCCGTGGCATAGACCCATTCGTGGCCGTGGAAGATGCGGGCGCGTGGAGCGATGATGAGACCGGGCATGGCGTGAGGCCTAGCCATGCGCCGGACGGACCGCCGGGGCAAGCACGGAGCGAAACACCGGGCGAGGAAGACACGGGGGCGTGGCGCGCAACCGGCGTCCGCAGCCGAGGGAAGGGCGGAGATTTTTTCACCGACAAATCACGCGAAAAGGCGCGAAATCTGAAAGGCAGGAAATCCAGATGCCTTCTCAAAGGCCCTCCGATTTCTGACTTCCGCCCTCCGCCCTCCGACCTCCGCCTTCACAGCCGGTATTCCTCCACGGGCACGCCGCCGACGAGGTGCTCGGTGACGATCCTCTCCAGCACCTCCGGCGTGCAGGAGTGGTACCAGACGCCCTCCGGGTAAACGACGGCGATGGGCCCGCGGAGGCAGACGCGCAGGCAGTCCGCCTTTGACCGCAGGATCAGCGGCCCGCGCTGGCCCAGCTCTCCCAGCCGTTTTTTCAGGAAGTCCCACGCGACCACGCCCAGCGCCGGATCGCAGCACTTCGGCTTGCTCGGGTCGGCACAGAGGAAAATGTGCTTCTCCCCGCGCCCCACACCCGCGGCGCGGGCGGCTGCTTCCAGTTCGGCGTCCATCCGCGGCTGATCCATCCCGATCCGCGGGCCGGAGTCCAGCCTGCGGAGGGTGGGGCGGAGGATTGGAATTGCTTTCGCGGGCGGGTGGGGTAGTTCCGGGGAGTCATGTTCATGGCATCGGTTCATTCCTGAGTTGGTCGGCAGCCGCGTCTTTTTGAAGGGCGCGATGTAGCCGCGTCGCCCTTTCGCGGGCGGCGTGCTGGTCCGTTTCCCCAACTCTCCGTTTCCATGCCTTCTTCCCGTTCCCGGTCGGGAGGGGACTTCGCCATCCTTGCCGGCATCATCGCCGGCGAGCCGTGGATCGCGTCCCATTTCCGAAATCCATCCATCTTCAAGCACGGCCGAGCCTTCGGTCGCATGTTTCACACGCCGCGCAAGGTCACGGCTCCTTTGCGCGATCCTTGCCTGCGGCTCGTCCATGCCCTCGCGGAAAGGAGCCACTTGCTCGACCGGCCCCACGGCCTGTCCGGCGATCTGGTCCCGATGCTTTCCCGCGTGGCTGCCTATGCCGGCCGGTGGCTGCGTGGGCCGGAGTCATGGCGTCCGCCGTCAGGGCTGTCGCCGGAGGAGTCGTGGTCGGATCTGCTGCGGCATCTCTTCGCCGAGTGGCCGCTTCCCGCATTCTTCGATTCGGCATGGCGGGTGCGCGGGGAGCTGTGGGCACCTGAGCGCGATTGGTTCTGCCATCTGGCCCGTGGTGGCAGTTGGCGAAAGGCGGCGGGCTTCCCCATGTCGATCAGCGGGCGGGCGATCCATCTCGCGATGCAGGCCCCGGAGACGATGACCGTGCGGCAGGCATTGTGGCGGGGGCTGCTTGTTTCGCTCGATGCTTCTCCCGCCCTCATCGACGCGGTGCTCGCGCATGATTTCATCCGTGAGAGAGATCACGATGACGTGTGGACGCGGCTGCTGGCGAAGGTCGCGGGAGCACGGGGCTTCGATCCGCGTGCGTTCGGCGTGATCGCGGATGTGATCCTGGAACTGCTGCATCACGATCATGTGAAGCGGGCCTGCCTGCTGGTCGCCCTGCCGCTGGGGGATCTGATGCGGCATGCCTTTGGCCGCTGGCAGTCCCTGCTGGATGCCGCGCTGATGGAGGGTATCCGCTTTCGCGACCATGATCTCACCCGGGCGAGCCTGCGTGCGGACCTCCGCGCCATGACCGATGCAGCCTGGGCGCCGATGCCGGATGCGGAGCCGTACGAGATCGTCTGCGCCATGGGCACGGAGCAGCCATCGGTGTGGACATTCCGGGAAAGGCTCAGCCATGCGCAGCTCATGGCGGAGGGGCGCGAACTGCGGCACTGCGTGGCGGGCTATTGGCACCGCTGTCAGACGGGGAGGTCCGCGATCTTCTCGCTGCGCCAGCATCAGCCTGCTATCTCGGGGTTCCGCCACGTGGCGCGGCTCACCATCGAGGTGGACCGCGTCTCGCGCCGCATCATCCAGGCACGCGGGAAGCAGAACCGCTGGCCGGAGGAATTCGAATACCAACTGCTGACCCGCTGGGCGAATGCCCGGTCCCTCGTCCTCGCCGTATGAGATGGCGGCAGGGGTCAGCTCCAGTACTTCGCGGGGAAGACGACCGCCACCCCTATCTCGGGATCGACGCAGACGGGGACGATCTTTTCCGCGAGGTGGCAGCCCCAGAGGTGGTGGCGGGCGAAGTAGATGGTGGAGATGCGGCAGGTCTCCGGGCCCCAGCCTTCCGGGATGGGCCAGCCGAAGACGCGCTCGCGCTGGTCCGCGAGATAGCTGCCGATGCGGTGGGCGCGCGGGTCGGCGGAGCCATCGCGGCGGAGGGTCTGGAGGCGCGCGGCGAGGTCGAGCAGCTCGCGCTCCGGCATGCCGCCCTCGAAGTCATAGACGATCTCGCCGGGGGCATCCGGCCCCTGGGGATCGTAGAGCATCCGGTTTGCCTGGATCACGGCGGCGTGGACGAGTCGGCCGTGGGTGAGGACGCGGCGGTAGTTCTCGAAGAAGTGGTGCAGCTCATCCTCCTCCGCCCAATCCGGCCGCACGATGCGGAGGAAGACGAGGCGGTCGCGCAGCGGGAATTTCCGCGGCGTGGCAAGCCAGGCATCGGGCAAGGACGGCACGCCGCGACTCTTCGGGAAAGCGCGGGCGGGTC
The sequence above is drawn from the Luteolibacter flavescens genome and encodes:
- a CDS encoding SAM-dependent methyltransferase; translation: MKPGDWPWAGQPGPLRFDRFMELALHDPERGYYARRIRGVGKGGDFTTTPMLTPALGKAVAAWARAALKESGCRDIIELGPGEGVLAEAVMRAFPWWAKPRLHLVERSVPLRAKQAARLGKRVTWHDTIGSALDACGGRACLYSNEFADAFPVRRFRREAAGWSELHVAPQESWLPCEVLPESTALAQDFPQGQIVEVAEAYHAWLRGWLPQWQAGRMLTIDYGAPVGALYHRRPRGTVRAYFMQQRLEGPDIYTNPGRQDLTADVNFTDLQTWSTLHAQTTALQTQRDFLLPHADPTQTTDAHAIEADGAGGAFMVLDQKAAIIS
- a CDS encoding class I SAM-dependent rRNA methyltransferase, which encodes MPGLIIAPRARIFHGHEWVYATEVKKAFGDPQPGDVITLKDFQDRSLGTAIYNPASQIVARRFSRRRQDLDADFFLRRIGQSIEQRKNAGVDETLARLVWSESDGLPGLIIDRYGPHVVVQTLTLAMRQRIELIVAALKELVSPESIILRNDSPVLKAEGIEQEITMLHGTNPGAFIVEANGLKFEIDLFDGQKTGLYLDQLQSHAEVARLAKGKRVLDCFTNQGGFALACAKAGAAKVTAVDISEGACAAARRNAELNGLEIEVIAHNVFDFLKHAQPEYDLIILDPPSFTRNKKTLVDAMRGYKEIHLRSLKLLEKGGILSTFCCSHHASRELFQQNLVDAAVDAKKSLRLVMSHGQRPDHPVLLALPETEYLKGITAELMAGR
- a CDS encoding (2Fe-2S) ferredoxin domain-containing protein produces the protein MDAELEAAARAAGVGRGEKHIFLCADPSKPKCCDPALGVVAWDFLKKRLGELGQRGPLILRSKADCLRVCLRGPIAVVYPEGVWYHSCTPEVLERIVTEHLVGGVPVEEYRL
- a CDS encoding PcfJ domain-containing protein is translated as MPSSRSRSGGDFAILAGIIAGEPWIASHFRNPSIFKHGRAFGRMFHTPRKVTAPLRDPCLRLVHALAERSHLLDRPHGLSGDLVPMLSRVAAYAGRWLRGPESWRPPSGLSPEESWSDLLRHLFAEWPLPAFFDSAWRVRGELWAPERDWFCHLARGGSWRKAAGFPMSISGRAIHLAMQAPETMTVRQALWRGLLVSLDASPALIDAVLAHDFIRERDHDDVWTRLLAKVAGARGFDPRAFGVIADVILELLHHDHVKRACLLVALPLGDLMRHAFGRWQSLLDAALMEGIRFRDHDLTRASLRADLRAMTDAAWAPMPDAEPYEIVCAMGTEQPSVWTFRERLSHAQLMAEGRELRHCVAGYWHRCQTGRSAIFSLRQHQPAISGFRHVARLTIEVDRVSRRIIQARGKQNRWPEEFEYQLLTRWANARSLVLAV